The Oceanicaulis sp. nucleotide sequence ACGGTGCTGCCTTCGGGCACGTCGCTGGGCTGGACGACCGAGTTCGACTCCGGGCTCTTCCTGTCGGCGGCCTATGGCTATCGTTTCCAGACCGACATGGCCTATGGCGGCGCGTTCCGGATCGAAGGCGAAATCAGCTACGCCAACTCCGACGTGGACACTCACACCGGCGTGACCGCGGGCGGCAATCCGCTCGGCGCGGCGGACGCGGCGGTTCTGATCACCGGCTCGGCGCCGCTGGGCGTCACCGTCGCCGATCTGGTCGCCGACGGTCAGGGCGAAATCAAGTCGGTGGGTTACGCGATCAACGGGTATTACGACCTGCCGATCCAGGACACGCCCTTCACCGCCTACGCCGGGCTCGGCGTCGGCCTGATGGAGGTCGACATCGATTACAGCCCGTCGAACACGCCGATCATCGACGACTCCGATACGGTGGGCTTCTACCAGGTGATGCTCGGCGGCTCGTACGCCTTCGCCGAAAGCACCGAACTGTTCGCCGGCTATCGCTGGCGGCAGAGCGGGGATCTCGAGACCGAGTCCGTGCTGGTTCCGGCGAGCCTGGATATCGAGAACAAGTCCCACGTGCTCGAGCTGGGCGTGCGCTACAGCTTCTAGCGCCCGCACGACTCCCTCACCGAAAGGCCTCGCGTCGCAGGGCGCGGGGCCTTTCTTGTGTCACGGCGCGAACCTCTTATCGTGGCGCGCAATTCATCGCATCGCACGGAGACTTCAATGCGCGCTCTCGTCTGTCAGGACTTCGCCCCCTACGACCAGCTCAAGGTCGAGGACGTGCCCGAGCCCCAGCTCGGCGAAGGCATGGTGATGATCGACGTGAAGGCGGCCGGGGTGAACTTCCCCGACATCCTTCTGGTCGAGGGCAAGTATCAGATGAAGCCGCCCACCCCGTTCGTGCCCGGGATGGAGGCCGCCGGCGTCGTCTCCGCGATCGGGGAGGGCGTTCAGGGCGTCAAGGAGGGCGAACGCGTCATCGTCGCGACGATGCTGGGCGCCTTCGCCGAGAAAGTGCCCGCCCATTTCACGCAGCTCGTGCCGATGCCGAAGACGATGACCTTCGAGCAGGGCGCGGCCCTGA carries:
- a CDS encoding outer membrane beta-barrel protein translates to MSLITRLAAGAALAAFAAAPGFAQQYVSASAGLNMQSDSDNSGRFTSDFTTGDGVAVPPGTVLPSGTSLGWTTEFDSGLFLSAAYGYRFQTDMAYGGAFRIEGEISYANSDVDTHTGVTAGGNPLGAADAAVLITGSAPLGVTVADLVADGQGEIKSVGYAINGYYDLPIQDTPFTAYAGLGVGLMEVDIDYSPSNTPIIDDSDTVGFYQVMLGGSYAFAESTELFAGYRWRQSGDLETESVLVPASLDIENKSHVLELGVRYSF